A portion of the Acyrthosiphon pisum isolate AL4f unplaced genomic scaffold, pea_aphid_22Mar2018_4r6ur Scaffold_20734;HRSCAF=21985, whole genome shotgun sequence genome contains these proteins:
- the LOC103308308 gene encoding replication protein A 70 kDa DNA-binding subunit-like: MEFEFIKLKNLADVNKDQTIDIIGIIKHIGKVQTSTTAKGAILKRKEIVIIDDTKSKISLILWDTPQIDNFEGTVNDSIILKNVQVFDYYGVKNLGHPSITLINSNIEEAKRLTQ; encoded by the exons atggaattcgaattcattaaattaaaaaatttagctGATGTCAACAAAGATCAAACAATAG atataattgGAATCATCAAACATATCGGTAAAGTGCAAACTTCAACAACTGCCAAAGGagcaattttaaaaagaaaagaaattgtGATAATTGACGACACAAAATCCAAg ATATCACTTATATTATGGGATACTCcacaaattgacaattttgaAGGAACTGTCAacgattcaataatattaaaaaatgttcaagtatttgaTTACTATGGGGTCAAAAATTTGGGTCACCCTtcaataactttaataaattccaatattGAGGAAGCAAAAAG ATTAACACAATAG